The Medicago truncatula cultivar Jemalong A17 chromosome 4, MtrunA17r5.0-ANR, whole genome shotgun sequence genome includes a region encoding these proteins:
- the LOC11441719 gene encoding peroxiredoxin Q, chloroplastic, producing MLSLCSSSSMAKASLTLPTNSFPTFIHPQNISTSLTSAPFNSQFFGLKLSHSSISKTTSSPPSSFKRGFIFAKVSKGSKPPAFTLKDQDGKTVSLSKYKGKPVVVYFYPADETPGCTKQACAFRDSYEKFKKAGAEVVGISGDDSSSHKAFAKKYKLPFTLLSDEGNKVRKEWGVPGDFFGSLPGRETYVLDKNGVVQLVYNNQFQPEKHIDETLKLLQSL from the exons atgtTATCACTTTGTTCTTCCTCATCCATGGCTAAGGCTTCCCTCACTCTCCCAACCAATTCTTTCCCCACATTTATTCACCCTCAAAACATATCAACATCACTTACTTCAGCTCCATTCAATTCTCAATTTTTTGGCCTCAAGCTATCTCATTCTTCCATTTCCAAAACCACTTCTTCTCCACCTTCTTCATTCAAAAGAGGTTTCATTTTTGCCAAG GTGAGTAAAGGTTCAAAGCCACCGGCTTTCACTTTGAAAGACCAAGATGGCAAGACAGTGAGTCTCTCCAAGTACAAAGGGAAACCTGTGGTTGTTTATTTCTACCCTGCTGATGAGACCCCTGGCTGTACCAAACAg GCCTGTGCTTTTAGGGATTCATATGAGAAGTTCAAGAAAGCAGGAGCAGAGGTTGTTGGGATAAGTGGAGACGATTCTTCCTCTCAcaag GCATTTGCCAAGAAGTACAAACTTCCATTTACCTTGTTGAGTGATGAGGGTAACAAGGTAAGGAAAGAGTGGGGAGTGCCTGGCGATTTCTTTGGATCATTGCCTGGGAGAGAGACTTATGTTCTTGACAAAAATGGTGTGGTTCAGCTTGTATACAACAATCAGTTCCAACCTGAAAAGCATATTGATGAGACCTTGAAACTACTCCAAAGCCTTTAA